A region of the Brienomyrus brachyistius isolate T26 chromosome 10, BBRACH_0.4, whole genome shotgun sequence genome:
gtattttccattgcttctctcaaagggctgtcatcatgaacattttgcttttcaggtaaagactccaacagcaggactgtggtacagcagcctgtgtctgacacagtgcagcctggagactctgtgagcctgcagtgtacaatagagactgggagctgtgcaggagaacacagtgtttactggttcagacatggatcaggagaatcccttccaggagtcatttacagccataggAACaggagtgatgagtgtgagaagagccctgaggctggatctcctacacggagctgcgtctacagcctccccaagaggaacctcagcctctctgatgctgggacttactactgcgctgtggccatgtgtggggagatgctgtttgggaacgggaccaagctggatatagatggtaagcTTTATAAGCAGTAGATTATTTTAAAATCTAAATGCGAAATGAAACAATATGACATCATCTAAGCAGTTACattagactttttttttctccagaatTCCATTGTTCTTCACAGATGATGGTGCTTATCTGTCTCTCCATTATAAGAGCTGGACTTCTCCTCTCTTCTCTGCTGATATTCACCCTCTGCTATGGCGCAGTCAAGGTATCCTAGCCAATGTGTACTTTACAAATTCCTTTGGAGGCTTCATTTTATTGAGCTTAAGCTGTTATCGTAGAATCTGATACCTCACAAAAGACGATCTTCACActtataataattttaaatgaatatgTTCAATCTGAAAAATGCATTGGCATGATTTCCaactttttaaaacatttttgtaaGATCTTTGCATTTCTGTATTTTATCTTTAATATTTTGAAAAAGatattgaaatatacaacacATGTTGCAATAAATTGTATTTCAATGACCTATTAGTCTGCCTCAGTTGAAATAGTGCAGTATGATTTGTTTCCGTAAATACGTATCTGCTATGAAAattctaaatgttttttttaaaatcacatttttcattttattatgtATGTTTTTGGGGTGtatgcttatatatatatatatatatatatatatatatatatatatatatatatatatatatatatatataacacacacacacgcacacacctgtCTCATTAAGAATGATATGGATAATTGAGAATGAagagttttgttttttgatCCCTGTCCTGTTATTCGTCTTATTTTCTAACAAACCCACTTGCTGCTTGCACTCTACATGATGCTGACTACGGCGTCACAAAGTGCATGGGATGCTTATCAGAACAGAAAAATGTCACTGCAACCATTTCATAGAATTCTTTCTCGTTTTTTGTATGAGAAAAATCTCCCCAGTTTATTTGTTTAGTTAATTTAGATTCTCCTGCTCGCTCCCAGCTCATCACAGGACAAACAAAATCACGCACTGTGGGTAATTCAGGGACAGAAGTGCAACTAATATCACTTTGTTCAAGATTCAAGAGTGATTTATTGTCATCACACCCATGTACTGTACACACATGCGGTGCGTTGAAATTGCTGTTTCCCACGGACCCTCTACGGAGCAGGGCTAAGGGCCACAGACAGACCTCCAGTGCTGGTGCCTGGCCTGTCGAGATGCTGTTATATAAGGTGCAGGACCGAGCTGACCATGTCATATCGCTCGATACCCAAACTGCACGGGGTTCAGCAGCCTGTGAATGTGCTCAAATAAGCCAGGACCAGGCATTCAGACTCATTCATGGCCACAGAGGTCAGGGTAACTGATCACTAGTGACTATGGGAATGGATGCCCTGACAGATTCAGGGAgctcagcactttacaggggcttctgactacaaaaaaatacacaatcCCTCATGGGTACTCAAAACCCCCCAGCTTCAAGATGGTATTGAAATtctgcctcccccaccccaatatGGAAAAAAAGTTGGAGTAACAAGGGGGCCAAACTCCCACCCCCAAATGTCCCCTCAAAAAGAAACACCCAATAACTGAAATAATGCAGTAATcaaaataatcacccaaaaaatgccaCCCCGCCTGTTTACGACCCCTCACACCCGAAGGCCTTCTGGAATCTTGGACAGCTGTTTGTTCTGGTGCCGACACTGGAAAAACACATCAGGTATCCGAGGGGCCGAGCGAGTTCTTCCTATGTTGTGCAAGTAAGAATGCAAAATGAAATACTGATTTCTttacaacaaataaataaataaacctgtaaataaaaattaaatcatAGCAGTAACATGCAGAATtcttgcatttgtggaacattttgtttgtactgctgtttaaatgtgttgttgatgcggcagtcagtaattttccactaacagtctcacctctgcattttgcaggaagactgaccacctgagagcagggtgtttgtgtcacacgtctcagtgagcgaaaaccacacaagcatcaggtcctcagctcagtccctctgcttcactagaaaaaccacaaagggtattttttatCTAAAAGGGAGTGAGCAAGTGACATGTTATTGGTAACATGAATTCATCTAATAATTCTAATTCAAAGCTAAAAAGCAGGATGTCAGTCATAACACTGAGTCAATATAAACACGGTGTGGGTACAATAATGTTATGCAGATTTTTGCTAAATTAATTTAGTATCTGCAAGACACTGGTCATTAACATTATACGGTCGTGTTGCTGAATAAATCTATGCATTTTTGTATAGACTGGACTGTGGTTACTTCATCGTTGAGCCAAAACTCAGGCAAATCTGAACATCTAAATTGTGTTTgcgtggaatggcatcccatgcatgtTGGTTACTGctggtgctctgtgcttcctgggacgaGCCCCAGCCTCTCCAGACCCCCACGAGAATTAGCAGTTGCTGGATAAAtgaatgacaaaagataaaaacacAGAAGTCATTCTGTGCTCAGCAacctaacctctgattactgcatcaAATTTCTGGTATCTGATTAGTGGAAAATATTtagtctgttgcttggtggtgaGATGTTTCCAAGAggtgaaccacaaagagcacagtcattttcaaggttaatTCTcattggtcagtgtgaaaggctgcgtcattatgCTGCACTGTAgatcacaagccaggctgcagaccatcagccctgaaagttaaaacaagaCTCGTGTATAagccatgtggtgtttaatgaaactttagagaggcactgcccctgatgtccacgcgatgccgcagatgtgagtcaaccaggacagccctgcaacatccagagccttgaggaactctgggtggATCTCATCCACCACCGTGGTCCAGCCACCGGGGAGCTTTTTAatcacctcagcgacctcctcCCCGGAGATaggggagtccacccccaagtccccagactctgcttcctcattggaaggtaataagtatgcccacccctttTTGGCGCCTCTCGCcatgagcaactccagagtggaagagggtccaacccccctcagagagactggttccagagcccaagccgtgcgtcgaggtgagcccgactatatctgGTCAGACTCTCACAGCCtcgcacaccagctcaggctccttccccaccacagaggtcacattccatgtccctagagctacagtagcttctgcagccgaggatcagaccgccaaggtccccgccttcggctactgcccaactcacactgcacccgacccctttggcccctcctacaggtggtgagcccattggagggggggccCACATGCCTTCTTCGGGCTgagcccgaccaggccccatgggtgtaggcctggccaccaggcgctcgccatcgagccccaccccaggCCTGACTccgaggggggaggggaggtgtAGAGAAATCATGAGTCcatgacatttttcagtcccgggcaacttagctcctggagtcattggaacatgcaaacccctcccCCACGATAGGAAATGGATGGAGGTGCCATACCTCCCCCCCACCGCAATCCTGTCTCATATGATGCATTACAATCAGAGGAAAATCACATAAAGCCTGAAGAACCTCCCAAATAGCCAAAGGAAAAaggcggatcaatctgtcagtgtgaacaaactttaaaatcataaACCTTATATCTGTTTTTACAGTCAACTAAAGTATCAAAGTCAATATCAATCAGCATGCATGACATGTAACACATTCCAAcaagtaatattttatatttcagttaaaAGAATGAACAAATTATGAAATCGGATTATAACACACCAAATAAGCTCTACTTTTTCATGACGGGGTAATGGCGATCAGGTCCAAGTATGACCACTAGAGGGAAATATAGCCTTTTGTAACATAGGCCCTGTAGTCTTCCTGAGTACCTTGTAAATATCATGAAGTAAGCCTACCCTAGATAACTAAAGCAAAGGAACTCAAAAGATTAAACCTTTCTTTACTAAGTTAATGCTCTTAAACCGACAGGCTTATTTCGTTCTTGCTTCTAAATGGACTTCGTTTAACAAGTTGCTATTTTTCCTGTCACAATTGTGCCGGTCAGGTAGGAGAGCCTTATAATTAGCTGATGTCACATTTCCTCGTACTCTTCACAAGTTCCAGTAGAGGCATGAAGTCAGTTACACTCTTGGACATAAATGAAGTCATGGATGTCTTCCAGTATGCTGACAGATGTAATACAGATGGAGAAATCTTTTATTGACGTgacattaataaataatattacACTGTGGACTGATTGGcatgtttatccatccatccattttccaacttaCCCACTACAGGGTCATGAGGGAACAGTAGCCTATCCCAGCACATGGCACAAGGCAGAGTAACACCTGGATcgaatgccagtctatcacaaggcactcacacacactcgccCATAATAAAACACCATGGGCCATTGAGTGACACCAATTCACCAAACTCTTCACAAGTTCCAGTAGAGGCATGAAGTCAGTTACACTCTTGGACATAAATGAAGTCATGGATGTCTTCCAGTATGCTGACGGATGTAATACAGATGGAGAAATCTTTTATTGATGTgacattaataaataatattacACTGTGGACTGATTGGcatgtttatccatccatccattttccaacttaCCCACTACAAGGTCATGAGGGAACAGTAGCCTATCCCAGCACATGGCACAAGGCAGAGTAACACCTGGATcgaatgccagtctatcacaaggcactcacacacactcgccCATAATAAAACACCATGGGCCATTGAGTGACACCAATTCACCAAACTGTTTTTGGCCTATGAGGAAGGCCACACTACACAGAGTCACCGTATAAACGCCACACATAGAGAGCGGGCCGTTGTGTAACCATGTTCATGCAGGAATCATGGGAGTCCCATGGTCTGTACCTGAGCTGGGGAAACAAGCAGAGGCCCGAGGTCCTGAGCTCAGGAGCCCTATGGTGCAAAGGTACAGGAGAGCAATAAAACGCAATCTTTACGGCCCATGATAATCAAACTTTCCGTAAACTAAAGCTTTACTGCCTTGTTTTAGTTAATCATTTAAGTAACAGGTGACCACAGCTATTttgttatgaaattatttttttaaaaattatacttaTTTTGTAACTTATTTTAACCAAAAATGACAAATATAACGCTTTTAATCCTGGTTTTGCCTACAATCGGGGTATATTTTGAAAATGGCTATTATGGTTAACTAATGCCAAAATACCCTATCGTCAAGGTGCACAGGGTTTGTAAGCACTGTTTCTGATACAAAACGTTCTTGTACTGCCACGTCGGCACTTTGTGTCCTTATTGTACTTATTGTGGCATAGTACGCTCGTATGTAACATATTGCCTGGTCACCATTTAAAAGTAGCAAAACGTAGCGAAGTACATTGTTCAGTCAGTGTATAAATGCTAATATGTCATAGTGTGTAGTAAATGTACAAATGTAGCACCATGGTTTGCAGGGAGACAGATGTGTACATGTGTTTTGTTGGGCTGATAATGAAGTTCTCTTAAATCTTGAAATAAGCAGTCGATGATTTTAAAGACCTTCGCTTCCCATTGCCTTCGAAAGTTTCTATCCCCTAACTTTTCAAATTGCAAATTTCAAGCTGGAGGTTGTTATGTTCTTCCTTCATGGTGGTCTTTCACCGATGCTGGTATATACTGTTTTTGCCTGATGATGGTTCTGCCAAATCCTGAATGTTATGGTAtacagtatattagtatatataTTACAGTATATTAGTAATGGTTTATGGTGCAGTTTCGTTGTGATGGTGTACAGCACTGCTACTTCAATAACAGATTCAGTGTGTTTGTTCCAGTGCAAGAACTGCCATTGTACAGTGGTGTGACAGGAAATAACCCACCACACTTCCTCTTTAATGAAAAAAGACAGCATCAAACACAAAGATTCAAACTGACCTATCTTTGGCATCCCATTCTAAACAATATTAAACATTGCTGACCATTAAAGAGCCTGTGAATGACTGGTCTCATaatcataaattaaaataaagtagAATTACTTTAGCACATTCAGCCTGTTACAATGTAAATAAAAGCCTGAAACACAAAAGATGTCCCTATCTTGGGAGCTGTAAAATATCTCCTTAGACATACTTGCGCATGTAATCACACATAATAATACTGCAGAATAGATTGTTTAATACAGTCTTTGATCTTCAGTCGTGTTCCAGTCATCCAGCGTGCGATAGTCACTTGATGGTGTGAGCAGACAGAGACCGATGTCCCACTTCGCCACCATACTTATCCGTCAATATTTACTGTTGCTGCAAGGACGTGGAGGTGCTGGGCAGACCTGGCAGATTGCAGCTGCAATATCCTTAAGGAGATAAGATACTGCTGGGGTGGCTGGTTTTGGATACAGGGAAGGGCCATGGGTGGTACATGTTCAGCACCTGGTGATAAATGTCCAGGATTATGAGCTCTTGTTCCTTTTGCTAAATCCCACCAACCAGGGAAATGAAAACGGTTCCATCACCTATGTACTGAAAACCTGTTATATATTTAAAcaactttaatttaatttaaacaaCAGTAATTTATTTAGACTCAAATGCTATGATTTATCTTTATATATTTGGCTGTTTTACAGTTTTGTAAGAATGGCTGATTGTCAGAGTCAGGTCCTGTTGTTCTTTTGTGTCccttccccatttggccagcaggtgtcgctggccatcctgtccctcctgtcagCCTTTGTGTTTTCCCTGCTTCTTGTCAGCGGCATGGCTCAATGTGTTGAGCCATGCGGCTGCCTGCAAATCCCTTTGTCATGTGTTCCAATCCCACCTCCTTTCTTTCGTTCCCTTGTGTTTCAATTATATCAGTTTTCTACTCCCTGTGTTTTGATTTGTACTCAATTTTGGTTTTTTGCCCTTGTGCCCTTGTGTTTTTACTGGTCTGTTATCCCCATTATTATATTCTGTTTCCTAGTTTGAGTTTCATGTTTTAGtttattagtttcacctgttgcctgttttaCTAGTCCTTGTTAATtagtctcacctgtcctgtttTAGTCTCGTTACCTCTTAGCATTTAAGTCCCTGCCTCAGTTCAGTTCCCCAGTGGTTCATTCATGCTTGTTGCTGATGTTCTGTCATTTTGTATCCTGCCCGCCTGCTCCAGATTTCCCTGCCTCATTTTTAGTTAGTCTTTGTTTATCCTTTTTTTGcttttgacccctcatggtccgTTTGTTTTCGTAGTGTTCCTAGTGTTTTCAGTTTATCTATAAACCTCTGTTTCCCTGCAAGACGCCAGTGGGTCGTCCACCTCTCTGCCTGCATCATGCCTCACCGTCGCCCCAAGTCTGCCCTGGTCCAAGACACTGACGTTGCAGGGCAGCATTAAACACTGTCTGTAATCATTAAAATAACCTCGTAGTAAACAAATAAGCACAAGCAAAGAAAAGGAGGCAATAACACTGACCTTATAACTTGTTCAGTTGTGCCATTTATTCCTCAAATGAATTAAGAATTCAGAATCACCTGGTAGTTACAGCGCCATCGTTACTGAGATTTTAAAGGGACCAACCAGTGATTTGAAAGGGATCGAAAGCAGCGGTACCAGTGTCAGGCTAATGAGGCTTCAGCCCAGAATGGTTTtagtagggatgtaacgatacactcaACTCACAATTCGATACGATTCacaattctgagttcacgatatgATTTTCCCACGATTTTTAGTACAATGAGCTAATTTATTcaaaaaatattcctttatctttctgaactgtgcaatatgtgtcctcttcttaacagtgcaactgaaattgaactgttttttaaaaaatctcaaatcaaaataagtaaataaaaatatcttcaaataaataaaccaaggcttgcatgtgcagcttttagcgtggtttgcccttttaataatcttcactcagttCACTGTGGTGCCGGCGGACATGCTGAAGGATTTCATTgtgctatttgtgtatgttatcagtcttttgtcttgtctgtgcttttctccccGTTttagtttgtgattaccggaaagctaaaatgctgccaTACCGACGATATAAGATCGGGcggtgcatccatccattttctgaaacctccAACTGCGACACCGTGCCGTCCTCAATTTCAAATTCGCTCTCCATCTCACATTggatcaaaaccaaaaactgacattCGATGTCAATgtgaatacgcagtgacatctgacgtcgaaCTGACGTTGtggaatcaaatgtaatattacaccagtttctTCTGTTAAAGTACCGTGAAGTTTTCCTAATGTAGCGATTCATTCTCCACATCAGCTCgtttaaatcgtcatacattTGCATCGATTTTCAACCGATTTGCGATTTATCGTTACATGCTTAGAATTTTGGCAAAGCTCAGAATTGTTTTTATTCATGAGTTTTTCTGTGTTATATGTGCAGTGTATAATGTGGCTTTGCTGTCATGAAACACCACATTCAGAGTTACCATGGAGTTACTAATACACTTTGTATGGGGCAGACAGATCCAAGTGCATTTACTAAGTGTAAAACAACAGTAAATATATCGTGTGAAATAGTTTGACACAAGTAACATAAATCACTGACCCCCCCTTCAGCAAATTTTATCTTggcaagacccccccccaccgcccccgtTTCTGGGCTAAGCCCTGGATATCTTCAGATCCTAGAGACGCCCCTGTCATAAAGCTTTACCCATACACAACTTCATTGAGATCAAAGAGGGCAATGATGCCTGCAGGCGGGACAAGAACAGGGAGGTATGATGGGCATGAAGACCATCGCTGGGTACAAGAACAGGGAGGTACGGCGGGCATGAAGACCGTCGCTGGGTACAAGAACAGGGAGGTACGGCGGGCATGAAGACCGTCGCTGGGTACAAGAACAGGGAGGTACGGCGGGCATGAAGACCGTCGCTGGGTACAAGAACAGGGAGGTACGGCGGGCATGAAGACCGTCGCTGGGTACAAGAACAGGGAGGTACGGCGGGCATGAAAACCGTCGCTGGGTACAAGAACAGGGAGGTACGGCGGGCATGAAAACCATCGCTGGGTACAAGAACAGGGAGGTACAGCGGGCATGAAGACCGTCGCTGGGTACAAGAACAGGGAGGTACGGCGGGCATGAAGACCGTCGCTGGGTACAAGAACAGGGAGGTACGGCGGGCATGAAGACCGTCGCTGGGTACAAGCACAGGGAGGTACGGTGGGCATGAAGACCGTTGCTGGGTACAAGAACAGGGAGGTACGGCGACCATGAAGACCGTCGCTGGGTACAAGAACAGGGAGGTACGGCGGGCATGAAGACCGTCGCTGGGTACAAGAACAGGGAGGTACGGTGGGCATGAAGACCGTCGCTGGTTACAAGCACAGGGAGGTACGGCGGGCATGAAGACCAT
Encoded here:
- the LOC125750211 gene encoding uncharacterized protein LOC125750211; translation: MMFKLFGLLIFIDTSLAVDVVQPNHLMKVQHGDSVTLTCFRPEDISFAVWFKQAAGQKPQLMAKALRYVPGEFYEEYKNITRYSLQNAEGSFNLTISNAEPSDSAVYYCAAVFYNEIAFGNGTFVIITGKDSNSRTVVQQPVSDTVQPGDSVSLQCTIETGSCAGEHSVYWFRHGSGESLPGVIYSHRNRSDECEKSPEAGSPTRSCVYSLPKRNLSLSDAGTYYCAVAMCGEMLFGNGTKLDIDEFHCSSQMMVLICLSIIRAGLLLSSLLIFTLCYGAVKLITGQTKSRTVGNSGTEG